DNA sequence from the Bacteroidales bacterium genome:
TTGAACATTATTTTAGAGATAGTCTAATTTTATCAGACAAATTTGATTGTCAAGGAAATGTATATGTGCGATTTATTGTTGAAAAGGATGGTTCTCTTGGAGATATTGAGATAGTTTATGAACTTAAAAATTGTTCAAATAATGAATTTATAAATAATGAAATAATAAATGTATTATCAAAGATGCCAAAGTGGAAACCAGGAAATCATTATGGAGAATTTAGAAGAGTTGCGAAAACAATGCAGATTAAAATATAAAAAAATTATATACTAAAATATATGCTAAAAAAATATCTGTTACCGATATTTACTTTTTTTATTATTACAAATTCGTGTAACAGAGATTATGTACCTAAACCCCCAGGGTATTTAAGAATTGATTTTCCTGAAAAAAAGTATATAATATATAATACATCTTGTCCGTATAGTTTTGCTTATCCTGAATATGCAAAAATTGAACAGGATACTGATTTTAATACTGAACCTTGCTGGATAAATATTGATTTTCCACAGTTTAATGGTAAAATACATATTAGCTATAAAACGATAAATAACAATATAAATGGTTATATTGAAGATTCCCGAAAATTTGTTTATAAACATACAATTAGAGCTGATGCAATTAATGAAAAAATATACTCAAATAATGAAAATAATGTTCATGGAATTCTTTATGATATTAAAGGGAATGTTGCATCTTCAGTACAATTCTTTATGACAGATAGTACCGAACACTTTATTCGGGGAGCTTTATATTTCAATGTTCGTCCAAATAAAGATTCTCTTGCTCCTGTAATTAATTTTATAAGAAAAGATATTGTCAAACTTATTGAAACCCTTGAATGGAAATAGTTAATGATAAATTATTAAATGTTAGCTGATTACTTATAATAATATAATTATTAAAAATATTAATGAAACTTTCTGTAATAATAGTCAATTATAATGTAAAATATTTTTTAGAGCAATGTCTATACTCTGTTCAAAAAGCTATTAAAAATATTGACGGAGAAATTATTGTTGTTGATAATAATTCGGTTGACGGTTCGTCTAATATGATGAAGGAAAAATTTTCTGAAATTAAGTTAATTCAAAATACAAAAAATAAAGGATTTTCAGTTGCAAATAATCAGGGAATTAAAATATCAAAAGCTGAATATATATTATTATTAAATCCCGATACGGTTGTTGAGGAAGATACTTTTGAAAAAATATTAAATTTTGCGGATAATAATCCTCAAACTGGTGGACTTGGAGTTAAAATGATTGATGGAAAAGGAAATTTTCTTCCTGAATCGAAAAGAGGATTACCAACTCCAATGGTAGCTTTTTTTAAGATATTTGGATTCTCAAAAATATTTTCAAAATCAAAATTGTTTAATAAATATCATTTAGGATATCTTGATAAAGATAAAATTCATGAAATTGATGTTTTAGCTGGTGCATTTATGTTGCTTCGAAGAGAAACCCTTGACAAGGTGGGATTACTAGATGAAGATTATTTTATGTATGGTG
Encoded proteins:
- the gldD gene encoding gliding motility lipoprotein GldD: MLKKYLLPIFTFFIITNSCNRDYVPKPPGYLRIDFPEKKYIIYNTSCPYSFAYPEYAKIEQDTDFNTEPCWINIDFPQFNGKIHISYKTINNNINGYIEDSRKFVYKHTIRADAINEKIYSNNENNVHGILYDIKGNVASSVQFFMTDSTEHFIRGALYFNVRPNKDSLAPVINFIRKDIVKLIETLEWK